The DNA window TTCTTTATTTATACTGCTGTAAGCAAAGGTCTTTTTTATTTCTTTAAAAATTTTGTCGGGCTCAAAGCCTCCGGAAACTGATAAGGTTACCAGGTACTGCACCAATACATCGAAGGATCGGATATAAGGAATTCTACCTTCTACCACCCCACTGTTGATTCCATCTCTAAGAGCAGCCCCCTCTATCAATTCAATCGCATGCGTTGGTAAAAAATGTATTTTGCTTGTAGCCCCGGGTTGATGTCCGCTTCTACCCGCTCTTTGCATAAAACGCGCAATATTTTTTGGGCCACCGACCTGAATTATGGTTTCAACGGGCCGAAAATCCACACCCAAATCGAGGCTCGAAGTACAGACCACCGCCTTGAGACTGCCTTGATCAAGGGCGTTTTCCACCCAGGCGCGAATATCTTTATCGATACTGCCATGATGCATGGCCATGATTCCCGCAAAATCCGGTTCCTTTTCAAGAAGTTTTTGATACCAGATCTCACATTGTGCTCTTGTGTTTGTAAAGATTAATGTACTCGTTGAGCTTTTAATAATTGGAATAACTTTCTCTAATAGTTTTGTTCCGTAATGGCCTGCCCATGGAAATTTTTCTATTTCATCGGGAAGGATCGTATGCACTTCTGTAGTCTTATGGATATCCGCTTTCACCATTTGAAATGCTTCAGTGCGATAAGATGAGCCAAGCAATACATAAGCGGATTCTTCAAGGTTGCCTATGGTAGCTGAAATACCCCAAATGCAGAGTTTAGAGTTCAGGGATTTGAGACGCGAGATGGCGAGTTGTGTTTGTACACCTCTTTTATTTCCCGTGAGCTCATGCCATTCATCAACGATAAAAGCTTTCAGGTTCTTAAAACGCTTTTCATAATTCTTTTGTGCGAGTAATAAATGAAGACTTTCTGGTGTAGTAATCAATAAGTCGGGCATACTTCGCGTTTGCTTTGCGCGCTCTGCCGTACCGGTATCGCCATTTCTTACGCCCACAGTCCAGTCCCAACCCAAATCATCGATCACACGCTGACATGCCCCTGCAATTTCTCCTGATAAAGCGCGAATCGGGGTAATCCAAATCGTTTTTAATCCTTTCTCCTGATAATCATCCGGATTTGAAATAGCATCCAATAATACGGCCCACCACAACGCATAGGTTTTTCCGGAACCCGTCGGCGCATTTAAAAGACCATTTTTTCCTTCAGCAAAAGCCTTCCAAACCTCCTCTTGAAAAGGAAATTGTCTCCAGTTTTTTTCAGCGAACCAGTCTTTTGCAAATTGAAAATCAGCCTTTGATTTTTTCATTTAATACCCCTATCTAGTCCTCGTTTGTAACGAGGATTTTCATAACTGGCTCCCTATCTAGTCCTCGTTTGTAACGAGGACCAGTTTTTGGGGGACTACCAGGATTTCAGACACTCAATTCGACAGAATAAATGGTTATTTTATCATTTCTATTTTACCCGCTTTGCGATTTTGCGTTTTACGTGCCTTGCGAATTCTGCAGCTCACCACCTTGTACTCCGGGCACATGGCTTCTGAACAATGCTCATCTGAGGTGATGATATTTAACATGATCTCCGGAAAATGGAATGTCGAGCTCAGAATACCCGGTTTCATCTCATCGCTCACTTTAGCTTTTATGTCTACTTTTCCTCTTGGGCTTTCCACGCATACC is part of the Hyphobacterium sp. CCMP332 genome and encodes:
- a CDS encoding ligase-associated DNA damage response DEXH box helicase; protein product: MKKSKADFQFAKDWFAEKNWRQFPFQEEVWKAFAEGKNGLLNAPTGSGKTYALWWAVLLDAISNPDDYQEKGLKTIWITPIRALSGEIAGACQRVIDDLGWDWTVGVRNGDTGTAERAKQTRSMPDLLITTPESLHLLLAQKNYEKRFKNLKAFIVDEWHELTGNKRGVQTQLAISRLKSLNSKLCIWGISATIGNLEESAYVLLGSSYRTEAFQMVKADIHKTTEVHTILPDEIEKFPWAGHYGTKLLEKVIPIIKSSTSTLIFTNTRAQCEIWYQKLLEKEPDFAGIMAMHHGSIDKDIRAWVENALDQGSLKAVVCTSSLDLGVDFRPVETIIQVGGPKNIARFMQRAGRSGHQPGATSKIHFLPTHAIELIEGAALRDGINSGVVEGRIPYIRSFDVLVQYLVTLSVSGGFEPDKIFKEIKKTFAYSSINKEEWNWVLNFISKGGESLDAYEEFNKVGVHNGKYLIQNKRAAMRHRLSIGTIVSDNMLLVKYVRGGTIGSVEEWFINNLKPGDVFWFAGRSLEFVQVKNMSVLVRKSKNTKGKVPSWQGGRLPLSSQLAQLLRKKLAEGIRGEASDIEIKTILPLLDFQKQRSHIPAEDEFLIEVFNTREGQHVCMYPFDGRFVHEGMASLLAYRMSLLRPFSFSMAYNDYGFELLSDQEIPIVEAIENGFFTTDRLYEDIQASVNSTEMARSKFRDIATISGMVFNGYPGAYIADKHLKSSSALFFDMFKQYDSDNLLLKQAYQEVMDFQLEESRLRDCLERIQNQKFVITYPEKPTPFAFPIMVDRLREKMSNESLEDRVRKLAIAFG